One stretch of Streptomyces sp. A2-16 DNA includes these proteins:
- a CDS encoding peptide deformylase, with amino-acid sequence MATPSHRRPLAELVEELLTTDGPLPIVAAGDPVLRQGIEHYDGHLDAALFSRFVEALRITMHTAPGVGLAAPQVGVPLRIAVIEDPAPVPEEVRLARGRVPQPFRVLVNPSYEAVGTERAAFFEGCLSVPGWQAVVARPATVLLTCEDEHGRPVDEVFTGWPARIVQHETDHLDGLLYLDRAELRSLSSNEAMAERWTQPTPERAAASLGFELP; translated from the coding sequence ATGGCAACTCCGAGTCACCGCAGGCCCCTTGCCGAACTGGTCGAGGAACTCCTCACCACGGACGGCCCGCTCCCGATCGTCGCGGCCGGCGATCCGGTGCTGCGGCAAGGCATCGAGCATTACGACGGCCACCTGGACGCCGCCCTCTTCTCCCGCTTCGTCGAGGCCCTCCGCATCACGATGCACACGGCGCCCGGCGTCGGGCTCGCCGCCCCTCAGGTCGGGGTCCCCTTGCGGATCGCGGTGATCGAGGACCCCGCGCCGGTACCGGAGGAGGTGCGCCTGGCGCGCGGACGCGTCCCGCAGCCGTTCCGGGTCCTGGTCAATCCGTCGTACGAGGCGGTCGGCACCGAGCGGGCCGCGTTCTTCGAGGGCTGTCTGAGCGTGCCGGGCTGGCAGGCCGTGGTGGCACGGCCCGCCACGGTCCTGCTGACCTGCGAGGACGAGCACGGCCGCCCCGTCGACGAGGTGTTCACCGGCTGGCCCGCGCGGATCGTGCAGCACGAGACGGACCACCTGGACGGCCTGCTCTACCTCGACCGGGCCGAGCTGCGCTCGCTCTCCTCCAACGAGGCGATGGCCGAGCGCTGGACGCAGCCGACGCCGGAGCGGGCGGCCGCGTCCCTCGGCTTCGAGCTGCCCTAG